A window from Mustela erminea isolate mMusErm1 chromosome 17, mMusErm1.Pri, whole genome shotgun sequence encodes these proteins:
- the LOC116576194 gene encoding SLAM family member 9-like isoform X1 translates to MGACSEDPHLCGASWLLRLTSLLLSVCNTVTQRPGAHGSAMDDSGNPVTLKGTQGTPVLFQVIRNPELPPEFELEKMSWGVVSRSNYIVMLHMFPGRDVPEWVNFQEKFERRVYVLNIMTLRIVNLTLEDSGLYRARESYTRGRQYDQDFHLTVYKPVPRPQIWTMDLSLTRGWCNVTVECDPMGTREDLTVSWESEGLPRELEQRPAPGPAPNPWTLAVTLPLSQPNPSLTCVVSNQVDQKTAALDLGDICGHRTDPQGQTSAAHLPGILVSVVVVLLILGAGAGLYLWKRRGMKNLEPGRGRDRITGRTWEHDRCIHSAELSQQESGDRRDKGMSAFHI, encoded by the exons ATGGGCGCCTGCTCAGAAGACCCCCACCTGTGCGGGGCCTCCTGGCTCCTGCGACTCACCAGCCTCCTCCTCA GTGTCTGCAACACTGTGACCCAGCGTCCTGGAGCCCATGGGTCTGCCATGGACGATTCTGGAAACCCTGTTACTCTGAAGGGGACTCAAGGAACTCCTGTGTTGTTTCAAGTGATCAGAAATCCAGAATTACCTCCAGAATTTGAGCTGGAGAAGATGTCTTGGGGCGTCGTATCCAGATCCAATTACATAGTCATGCTGCACATGTTTCCTGGGAGAGATGTTCCAGAATGGGTCAACTTCCAGGAGAAGTTCGAGAGGAGAGTCTATGTGCTCAACATAATGACCCTAAGGATTGTCAACCTGACCCTAGAGGACAGTGGGCTGTACCGGGCTCGAGAGTCCTATACGAGAGGAAGACAGTATGACCAGGATTTCCACCTGACGGTCTACA AGCCTGTGCCCCGTCCCCAGATTTGGACCATGGATCTGTCCCTCACACGAGGCTGGTGCAACGTCACCGTGGAGTGTGACCCCATGGGAACCAGGGAGGACCTGACCGTGTCCTGGGAGAGTGAGGGtctccccagggagctggagcAGAGACCGGCCCCAGGACCAGCCCCCAACCCCTGGACACTGGCTGTGACCCTGCCCCTGAGCCAGCCCAACCCCAGCCTCACCTGTGTGGTCAGCAACCAGGTGGACCAGAAAACTGCTGCCCTGGACCTTGGGGACATCTGTGGCCACA GAACAGATCCACAAGGACAGACCAGTGCTGCCCACTTGCCCGGTATCCTGGTGTCTGTTGTGGTCGTGCTGCTGATCCTCGGAGCTGGAGCTGGGCTCTACCTTTGGAAGAGACGTGGGATGAAGAACTTGGAGCCTGGGAGAGGCAG GGACAGGATCACAGGAAGAACATGGGAACATGATCGTTGCATCCACTCTGCAGAGCTGAGCCAGCAGGAGTCTGGAGACCGCAGGGACAAG GGTATGTCTGCATTCCACATCTAG
- the LOC116576194 gene encoding SLAM family member 9-like isoform X2, translating into MGACSEDPHLCGASWLLRLTSLLLSVCNTVTQRPGAHGSAMDDSGNPVTLKGTQGTPVLFQVIRNPELPPEFELEKMSWGVVSRSNYIVMLHMFPGRDVPEWVNFQEKFERRVYVLNIMTLRIVNLTLEDSGLYRARESYTRGRQYDQDFHLTVYKPVPRPQIWTMDLSLTRGWCNVTVECDPMGTREDLTVSWESEGLPRELEQRPAPGPAPNPWTLAVTLPLSQPNPSLTCVVSNQVDQKTAALDLGDICGHRTDPQGQTSAAHLPGILVSVVVVLLILGAGAGLYLWKRRGMKNLEPGRGTGSQEEHGNMIVASTLQS; encoded by the exons ATGGGCGCCTGCTCAGAAGACCCCCACCTGTGCGGGGCCTCCTGGCTCCTGCGACTCACCAGCCTCCTCCTCA GTGTCTGCAACACTGTGACCCAGCGTCCTGGAGCCCATGGGTCTGCCATGGACGATTCTGGAAACCCTGTTACTCTGAAGGGGACTCAAGGAACTCCTGTGTTGTTTCAAGTGATCAGAAATCCAGAATTACCTCCAGAATTTGAGCTGGAGAAGATGTCTTGGGGCGTCGTATCCAGATCCAATTACATAGTCATGCTGCACATGTTTCCTGGGAGAGATGTTCCAGAATGGGTCAACTTCCAGGAGAAGTTCGAGAGGAGAGTCTATGTGCTCAACATAATGACCCTAAGGATTGTCAACCTGACCCTAGAGGACAGTGGGCTGTACCGGGCTCGAGAGTCCTATACGAGAGGAAGACAGTATGACCAGGATTTCCACCTGACGGTCTACA AGCCTGTGCCCCGTCCCCAGATTTGGACCATGGATCTGTCCCTCACACGAGGCTGGTGCAACGTCACCGTGGAGTGTGACCCCATGGGAACCAGGGAGGACCTGACCGTGTCCTGGGAGAGTGAGGGtctccccagggagctggagcAGAGACCGGCCCCAGGACCAGCCCCCAACCCCTGGACACTGGCTGTGACCCTGCCCCTGAGCCAGCCCAACCCCAGCCTCACCTGTGTGGTCAGCAACCAGGTGGACCAGAAAACTGCTGCCCTGGACCTTGGGGACATCTGTGGCCACA GAACAGATCCACAAGGACAGACCAGTGCTGCCCACTTGCCCGGTATCCTGGTGTCTGTTGTGGTCGTGCTGCTGATCCTCGGAGCTGGAGCTGGGCTCTACCTTTGGAAGAGACGTGGGATGAAGAACTTGGAGCCTGGGAGAG GGACAGGATCACAGGAAGAACATGGGAACATGATCGTTGCATCCACTCTGCAGAGCTGA